The following proteins are encoded in a genomic region of Trueperaceae bacterium:
- the gmk gene encoding guanylate kinase, with amino-acid sequence MTGASGVGKDTIRRAAAPFLADMTYSISATTRARRPGEVDGVQYHFVSRGDFERMIDDQALLEYADYVGDYYGTPEAPVRQALAEGRDVLLEVELVGARQVKRRLPEAVMLFIAPPSLAELERRLRGRGTDSEEKIQKRLARAREEIRALREFDYLVVNDEVGRAVEEFEAVIRAERARARLVTDARLAEFLRAGPAGRT; translated from the coding sequence ATGACCGGGGCGTCGGGCGTGGGCAAGGACACCATCAGGCGGGCGGCGGCCCCGTTCCTCGCCGACATGACCTACTCGATCTCCGCCACCACCCGCGCGCGCCGGCCCGGCGAGGTCGACGGCGTGCAGTACCACTTCGTGTCGCGCGGCGACTTCGAGCGGATGATCGACGACCAAGCGCTGCTCGAGTACGCCGACTACGTCGGTGATTACTACGGCACGCCGGAGGCGCCAGTGCGGCAGGCGTTGGCGGAAGGGCGCGACGTGCTGCTCGAGGTGGAGCTGGTCGGCGCCCGTCAGGTCAAGAGGCGCCTCCCGGAGGCCGTGATGCTCTTCATCGCGCCGCCGTCGCTGGCGGAGCTCGAGCGGCGGCTCCGCGGTCGCGGCACGGACAGCGAGGAGAAGATCCAGAAGCGACTCGCGCGGGCCAGGGAGGAGATCCGGGCCCTGCGCGAGTTCGACTACCTGGTCGTGAATGACGAGGTGGGGCGAGCCGTCGAGGAGTTCGAGGCCGTCATCCGCGCGGAACGCGCGCGCGCCAGACTCGTCACGGACGCGCGCCTCGCCGAGTTCCTGCGCGCCGGCCCGGCGGGTCGGACCTGA
- a CDS encoding DNA-directed RNA polymerase subunit omega, giving the protein MAQEGYDKLINLTDSRYRLSMVVALRAAQLKMGVPTVLEPGTLSSMENSVTVAMKELETGAGVVWGDDLPPLDEVRRLVEVRKPEPVNTFVGTPFDDDDD; this is encoded by the coding sequence ATGGCTCAAGAAGGGTACGACAAGCTTATCAACCTCACCGACTCGCGCTACCGCCTGTCGATGGTCGTGGCGTTGCGCGCGGCGCAACTGAAGATGGGCGTGCCCACCGTCCTCGAGCCCGGCACGCTGTCCAGCATGGAGAACAGCGTGACCGTCGCGATGAAGGAGCTCGAGACCGGCGCCGGCGTCGTCTGGGGCGACGATCTTCCGCCGCTCGACGAGGTCCGCCGCCTGGTCGAGGTCCGCAAGCCGGAGCCCGTGAACACCTTCGTCGGCACGCCGTTCGACGACGACGACGACTGA
- the argR gene encoding arginine repressor produces the protein MASKEHRQRLIVELVENEFISTQAEIAARLAQGGINVTQATISRDVSELRLVRVPSGRGRHRYSATPMVMQDDVERELRDRFRLFVRDLDRGENIIVVSTDEGHASGVAFVIDKLERDEIVGTLAGQNAILVVARTVAAAQVLLEEFERFLE, from the coding sequence ATGGCGAGCAAGGAACACCGTCAGCGACTCATCGTCGAGCTGGTCGAGAACGAGTTCATCTCAACCCAGGCTGAGATCGCCGCCCGCCTCGCGCAGGGCGGCATCAACGTGACGCAGGCGACCATCAGCCGCGACGTGAGCGAGTTGCGCCTCGTCAGGGTGCCGTCTGGGCGCGGCAGGCACAGGTACAGCGCCACGCCGATGGTGATGCAAGACGACGTGGAGCGGGAGCTGCGCGACCGCTTCAGGTTGTTCGTGCGCGACCTCGACAGGGGCGAGAACATCATCGTGGTGAGCACCGACGAGGGGCACGCCTCCGGCGTCGCCTTCGTGATCGACAAGCTCGAGCGCGACGAGATCGTCGGGACCCTCGCGGGCCAGAACGCCATCCTCGTGGTGGCGCGCACGGTCGCCGCCGCCCAGGTGCTTCTCGAGGAGTTCGAACGGTTCCTCGAGTGA